Within the Chrysiogenia bacterium genome, the region CGCGCTGGTTTCCATGAACCGGTCGAGGCTGGGATTGACCGAGCCCTCGATCGAATTTTCAAGCGGCACGACACCGTAGTCGACGTTGCCGCGCTCGACCGCGCCGAAGACGTCCTCGATGGTCTCGCAGGGGGCGAACTCCGGACAGGTGCCAAAGTGCTTGCGCGCGGCCTGGTGGCTGAAGGTCGTCTCCGGCCCAAGGAACGCGATGCGCAGCGGGCGCTCAAGTGAAAGACACGCCGAGATGATCTCTTTGTAGATGCCCTCGACCGCTTCGTTGGAAAGCGGCCCGGCGTTGTTCGCAAACAGGCGGTCGAGAATCTGGCGCTCGCGCTCGGGAATGTGGATGGGCGAGTCGGTGCCGTCCTTGGTGCGTCCCACGGCGGCGGCCTGCTCGGCACGCTCGGAGAGCAGCACGAGGATCTCGTCGTCGATCTCGTCGATGCGCTTGCGGAATTTGGCCAGTGCGGCGGCGCTCACGGGCTTCACCTTCTTCGCAGGCGCAGCCTTGCGGGCAGCGCTCTTCTTCGATGTTTTCTTCTTCGTCGCCACGACTTTGCCTTAATTCTTCTCGGTAATGGCCGATTGGGTCATGGCACGATAGCGCGCGCGGCGCCGGGTAAGAAGGGCTTTCTGATCGAGACCGCACAGCTCATCAAGGCAGGCGCTGATCGCTGCCCCGGCGCTGTCCA harbors:
- the pheA gene encoding chorismate mutase — encoded protein: MAKFRKRIDEIDDEILVLLSERAEQAAAVGRTKDGTDSPIHIPERERQILDRLFANNAGPLSNEAVEGIYKEIISACLSLERPLRIAFLGPETTFSHQAARKHFGTCPEFAPCETIEDVFGAVERGNVDYGVVPLENSIEGSVNPSLDRFMETSA